In Armatimonadota bacterium, the following proteins share a genomic window:
- the lysA gene encoding diaminopimelate decarboxylase, with translation MLLLGTQRINERGHLEIGGCDAVELARQFGTPLYVLDETAFRQNMRDYRRAFETRYPRNEIAYAGKALLCMAVARIVAQEGYDLDVASAGELYTALKAGFPPQKLVFHGNNKSLFELQMAVKYNVGRIVVDNLLELEMLERVAAEAGKQVPVLIRVTPGIDPHTHRFIRTGQADTKFGLNIRNGYALEGVRRALVSPHLYLKGIHCHVGSQLLETEAQERAVKIMVDFMHTLRKQLGYVVEELNIGGGLGIRYIESHRPPTFDEYAERIVGVLTEQLERRNLPYPTLLQEPGRALVGEAGLTLYTIGAIKQVPIHQPPGTRTYVAVDGGMSDNPRPQLYDAVYTALVANKADQPANTVVTIAGKHCETDILIRNVAIAQPEPGDILAVPSTGAYNYAMSSNYNRFPRPAMVLVHEGRAEIIVERETLDDLLAHDRIPERLRVEQPSPVG, from the coding sequence ATGTTACTGCTAGGCACGCAACGGATTAACGAGCGAGGACATCTGGAAATCGGCGGGTGCGACGCCGTAGAGCTGGCAAGGCAGTTCGGCACGCCACTCTACGTGCTGGATGAAACCGCTTTTCGGCAGAACATGCGGGACTACCGGCGTGCGTTCGAGACACGCTACCCCCGCAACGAAATCGCCTATGCAGGCAAAGCGCTGCTATGTATGGCGGTCGCTCGCATCGTCGCACAGGAAGGCTATGATCTGGATGTGGCTTCCGCCGGCGAGCTGTATACCGCACTGAAGGCTGGCTTCCCACCCCAGAAGCTGGTCTTTCACGGCAATAACAAATCGCTGTTCGAACTGCAGATGGCGGTGAAGTACAACGTCGGGCGTATTGTGGTGGATAACCTGCTGGAGCTGGAGATGCTGGAGCGCGTCGCTGCCGAAGCAGGCAAACAGGTACCCGTCCTGATTCGTGTTACACCGGGCATCGACCCGCACACGCACCGTTTTATCCGCACGGGACAGGCAGATACCAAGTTCGGCTTGAATATTCGAAACGGCTACGCTCTAGAGGGCGTCCGCCGCGCGCTGGTGTCACCGCATCTCTATTTGAAGGGCATTCACTGCCACGTGGGTTCGCAGCTGCTGGAGACGGAAGCACAGGAACGCGCGGTGAAGATTATGGTGGATTTTATGCACACCCTGCGTAAGCAGCTGGGCTATGTGGTGGAAGAACTGAACATCGGTGGCGGATTGGGTATCCGCTACATCGAGAGCCACCGTCCGCCCACCTTTGACGAGTATGCCGAGCGTATCGTCGGCGTGCTCACCGAGCAGCTGGAACGGCGCAACCTGCCCTATCCCACGCTCCTGCAGGAACCGGGGCGCGCGCTAGTGGGTGAGGCAGGGTTGACCCTGTATACCATCGGCGCCATTAAACAGGTACCTATCCACCAGCCACCGGGCACGCGCACCTACGTCGCGGTGGACGGAGGCATGTCCGACAACCCGCGCCCGCAGCTGTACGATGCTGTGTATACCGCGCTGGTGGCGAACAAAGCCGACCAACCGGCGAACACCGTGGTAACTATCGCGGGCAAGCACTGCGAAACGGACATTCTCATACGCAACGTAGCGATTGCTCAGCCGGAGCCGGGCGACATTCTGGCGGTGCCCTCCACGGGCGCGTACAACTACGCCATGAGTAGCAACTACAACCGCTTCCCGCGTCCGGCAATGGTGCTGGTTCACGAGGGGCGTGCCGAGATCATCGTGGAACGCGAGACGCTGGACGACCTGCTAGCGCACGACCGCATCCCGGAACGGTTGCGCGTAGAGCAGCCATCCCCGGTCGGCTAA